One stretch of Saccharopolyspora erythraea DNA includes these proteins:
- the mdlC gene encoding benzoylformate decarboxylase, giving the protein MADVRTATYDLLRSHGLTTIFGNPGSNELPFLAGMPEDFRYVLGLHEGAVLAMADGHALAGGGSALVNLHAAAGTGNALGALTNSVYSHSPLVVTAGQQVRSTIGQEVMLANVEAASLPRPLVKWSAEPSCARDVPRTISQAIHIANLPAKGPVYVSVPYDDWDHEAPPEAGHLLRRSTTSAGSLSSEQLADLVQAVDSARNPVLVLGPDVDAQHANDHAVRLADKLKAPVWVAPSPSRCPFPTRHRSFRGVLPAAVQGVTDALDGHDLVLVAGAPVFRYHQYVPGEYLPDGARLIHLTSDPGEAARAPMGEALVCDIADALSRLADEAADAGRPALPPLPDFPSVGGSSDAVHPAELFATLRDIAPEDAVYVKESTATTGAFWSQMDLTRQGSYFFPAAGGLGFGLPAAVGAQLAHPERQVVGLIGDGSANYGITALWTAAHYRIPVIVVILKNGTYGALRWFAKVLDAGGTPGMDVPGIDFVRIAGGYGVEATSVRTAADFATAFKDALGAGRPTLIEVETELTEP; this is encoded by the coding sequence ATGGCCGACGTGCGGACAGCGACCTACGACCTGCTGCGGTCGCACGGGTTGACCACGATCTTCGGCAACCCGGGCTCCAACGAGCTGCCGTTTCTGGCCGGGATGCCCGAGGACTTCCGCTACGTGCTGGGCCTGCACGAGGGCGCCGTGCTGGCCATGGCCGACGGCCACGCCCTGGCCGGCGGGGGATCGGCCCTGGTCAACCTGCACGCCGCCGCCGGTACCGGCAACGCCCTGGGGGCGCTGACCAACTCGGTGTACTCGCACAGCCCGCTGGTCGTCACCGCGGGCCAGCAGGTGCGCTCGACGATCGGCCAGGAGGTCATGCTCGCCAACGTCGAGGCCGCGTCGCTGCCCAGGCCGCTGGTCAAGTGGAGCGCCGAGCCGTCGTGCGCGCGGGACGTGCCGCGCACCATCAGCCAGGCCATCCACATCGCCAACCTGCCTGCCAAGGGCCCGGTCTACGTGTCGGTGCCCTACGACGACTGGGACCACGAGGCCCCGCCGGAGGCAGGCCACCTGCTGCGCCGCAGCACCACGTCCGCCGGGTCGCTGAGCTCCGAGCAACTCGCCGACCTGGTGCAGGCGGTCGACTCGGCGCGCAACCCGGTGCTGGTGCTGGGGCCCGACGTCGACGCCCAGCACGCCAACGACCACGCGGTCCGGCTCGCCGACAAGCTCAAGGCCCCGGTGTGGGTGGCGCCCTCGCCGTCGCGGTGCCCGTTCCCGACCCGCCACCGCTCGTTCCGGGGAGTGCTGCCGGCGGCGGTCCAGGGCGTGACCGACGCGCTCGACGGACACGACCTCGTCCTCGTCGCGGGCGCCCCGGTGTTCCGCTACCACCAGTACGTCCCCGGCGAGTACCTGCCCGATGGCGCCCGCCTGATCCACCTGACCAGCGACCCAGGCGAGGCCGCGCGGGCCCCGATGGGGGAGGCGCTGGTCTGCGACATCGCCGACGCGCTGTCCAGGCTGGCCGACGAGGCCGCCGACGCCGGCCGGCCCGCGCTGCCGCCGTTGCCGGACTTCCCGAGCGTGGGCGGCTCGAGCGACGCGGTCCACCCGGCGGAGCTGTTCGCGACCCTGCGCGACATCGCGCCCGAGGACGCCGTCTACGTCAAGGAGTCCACCGCCACCACCGGCGCCTTCTGGTCGCAGATGGACCTCACCCGCCAGGGCAGCTACTTCTTCCCCGCCGCCGGCGGGCTCGGCTTCGGCCTGCCCGCCGCGGTCGGCGCCCAGCTCGCGCACCCGGAGCGCCAGGTCGTCGGGCTGATCGGTGACGGCTCGGCGAACTACGGCATCACCGCGCTGTGGACCGCCGCGCACTACCGGATCCCGGTGATCGTCGTGATCCTCAAGAACGGCACCTACGGGGCACTGCGCTGGTTCGCCAAGGTCCTCGACGCGGGCGGGACGCCCGGCATGGACGTGCCCGGCATCGACTTCGTGCGGATCGCGGGCGGCTACGGGGTGGAGGCCACCTCGGTGCGCACCGCCGCGGACTTCGCGACCGCGTTCAAGGACGCACTCGGTGCGGGCCGGCCGACCCTCATCGAGGTCGAGACCGAGCTCACCGAACCCTGA
- a CDS encoding bifunctional salicylyl-CoA 5-hydroxylase/oxidoreductase has product MRIAVVGGGPGGLYFSALMKQLDPAHEITVWERNAADDTFGFGVVFSDETLGGIEHADPVIFQAMQREFARWDDIDVHYRGRTHTSGGHGFAAMSRKRLLRILQRRCAELGVRAHFRTEAPDVERLAAEHDVVVACDGANSAVRSRFAGAFAPNVETRRCKYIWLGTDLVFDAFRFDIAETPYGIMQLHGYPFSREASTFIVELHEDVWKRAGFADFDATTPVEPGASDEKSIGLIRELFADVLDGHSVVANNSRWLNFRTVRCESWRHRNVVLLGDAAHTAHFSIGSGTKLAMEDALALAACLHQHPGRDAALEAYELERRPVVTSTQRAAQASLEWFENIRQYTHQDPPQFAFNLLTRSRRVTYDNLRMRDPEFVAGLDTWFARDHTEVRPPMFQPVKLGPLELPNRVVVSPMDMYRATDGVPNDFHLVHLGSKAMGGAGLVMTEMVCVSGPGRITPGCTGLYSPAQEEGWRRVVDFVHRNSQARIGVQLGHAGRKGSTKLMWEGIDEPLPEGGWEVVGPSPIPYSEVNQVPRELTAAELAEIRQQFVSCADAAARAGFDVLELHCAHGYLLSSFISPLSNQRTDAYGGSLANRLRYPLEVFDAVREVWPADRPMTVRISATDWFEGGIDADDAVEIARAFAEHGAAGIDVSTGQVLRAERPAFGRSYQTPYADRIRNEVGREHGTAVIAVGAISSHDDVNSLILAGRADLCALGRTHLHDPHWTLHAAAEQDYSGPGAVWPDPFLAGRRRPQTGRTEDPKPRLELIRSGGTTTAHTRWVPDQRPTAP; this is encoded by the coding sequence GTGCGTATCGCGGTCGTCGGCGGAGGCCCGGGCGGGCTCTACTTCTCCGCGCTGATGAAGCAGCTCGACCCGGCTCACGAGATCACGGTGTGGGAGCGCAACGCCGCCGACGACACCTTCGGCTTCGGTGTGGTCTTCTCCGACGAGACGCTCGGCGGCATCGAGCACGCCGATCCCGTGATCTTCCAGGCCATGCAACGGGAATTCGCCCGCTGGGACGACATCGACGTGCACTACCGAGGCCGGACCCACACCTCCGGCGGGCACGGGTTCGCCGCGATGAGCCGCAAGCGGCTGCTGCGGATCCTGCAACGGCGCTGCGCCGAACTGGGCGTGCGCGCGCACTTCCGCACCGAGGCTCCCGACGTCGAGCGGCTCGCGGCCGAGCACGATGTCGTGGTCGCCTGCGACGGGGCCAACTCGGCGGTGCGTTCCAGGTTCGCCGGCGCTTTCGCCCCGAACGTGGAAACCCGGCGCTGCAAGTACATCTGGCTGGGAACCGACCTGGTCTTCGACGCCTTCCGCTTCGACATCGCGGAAACGCCCTACGGCATCATGCAGCTGCACGGCTACCCGTTCAGCCGCGAGGCGAGCACCTTCATCGTCGAACTGCACGAGGACGTGTGGAAGCGCGCGGGTTTCGCCGACTTCGACGCCACTACCCCGGTCGAACCCGGTGCCAGCGACGAGAAGTCCATCGGGCTGATCAGGGAGCTGTTCGCCGACGTGCTCGACGGCCACTCCGTCGTGGCCAACAACTCCCGGTGGCTGAACTTCCGGACGGTGCGCTGCGAATCATGGCGCCACCGCAACGTGGTGCTGCTCGGCGACGCGGCGCACACCGCGCACTTCTCCATCGGATCCGGTACGAAGCTGGCGATGGAGGACGCGCTCGCGCTCGCCGCGTGCCTGCACCAGCACCCCGGTCGCGACGCCGCTCTCGAGGCGTACGAGCTGGAGCGCCGCCCGGTCGTCACCTCGACCCAGCGCGCCGCGCAGGCGAGCCTGGAGTGGTTCGAGAACATCCGGCAGTACACCCACCAGGACCCGCCGCAGTTCGCGTTCAACCTGCTGACCCGCAGCCGTCGCGTCACCTACGACAACCTGCGGATGCGCGACCCGGAGTTCGTCGCCGGCCTGGACACCTGGTTCGCCCGCGACCACACCGAGGTGCGCCCGCCGATGTTCCAGCCGGTGAAGCTGGGCCCGCTGGAGCTGCCCAACCGCGTGGTCGTCTCGCCCATGGACATGTACCGCGCCACCGACGGCGTGCCGAACGACTTCCACCTGGTGCACCTGGGCAGCAAGGCGATGGGCGGCGCGGGCCTGGTGATGACCGAGATGGTGTGCGTGTCCGGACCCGGCCGCATCACGCCCGGGTGCACCGGCCTGTACTCCCCCGCTCAGGAAGAGGGCTGGCGCCGGGTCGTGGACTTCGTGCACCGCAACAGCCAGGCCAGGATCGGCGTGCAGCTCGGGCACGCCGGACGCAAGGGATCGACGAAGCTGATGTGGGAGGGCATCGACGAACCGCTGCCGGAAGGCGGATGGGAGGTCGTCGGCCCCTCACCGATCCCCTACTCCGAGGTCAACCAGGTTCCGCGCGAGCTGACCGCGGCGGAGCTGGCCGAGATCAGGCAGCAGTTCGTCTCCTGCGCGGATGCCGCCGCGCGCGCCGGTTTCGACGTGCTCGAACTGCACTGCGCGCACGGGTACCTGCTCTCCTCGTTCATCTCACCGCTGTCCAACCAGCGAACCGACGCCTACGGCGGCTCGCTGGCCAACCGGTTGCGCTACCCGCTGGAGGTCTTCGACGCGGTGCGCGAGGTGTGGCCGGCCGACCGGCCGATGACGGTGCGGATCTCGGCCACGGACTGGTTCGAGGGCGGCATCGACGCCGACGACGCGGTGGAGATCGCCCGCGCCTTCGCCGAACACGGCGCGGCGGGCATCGACGTCTCCACCGGTCAGGTGCTCAGGGCCGAGCGACCGGCCTTCGGCCGCAGCTACCAGACCCCCTACGCCGACCGCATCCGCAACGAGGTGGGCCGCGAGCACGGCACCGCGGTGATCGCGGTCGGGGCGATCTCCTCGCACGACGACGTCAACTCGCTGATCCTGGCCGGTCGCGCCGACCTGTGCGCGCTGGGGCGCACGCACCTGCACGACCCGCACTGGACCCTGCACGCCGCCGCCGAGCAGGACTACTCCGGACCGGGCGCGGTGTGGCCCGACCCGTTCCTCGCGGGCAGGCGCAGACCGCAGACCGGACGCACCGAAGACCCCAAGCCGCGCCTGGAGCTGATCCGCTCCGGCGGCACCACGACCGCGCACACCAGATGGGTGCCGGACCAGCGACCGACCGCCCCGTGA
- a CDS encoding glycoside hydrolase family 27 protein, whose protein sequence is MKSAKRRARLATAAVGVTVAVGAAMAPVTAAAGPPAVPTAQDGVAGTPPMGWNSWNSFGCDIDERLIRDTADALVGSGMRDAGYQYVVVDDCWFDPQRDPQGNLRANPERFPGGIRALADYVHSRGLKFGIYQVPTEKTCAQRGGTYPGATGSLGHEEQDARTFAEWGVDYLKYDWCSPEGTLEDQIAAFTKMRDALAATGRPIVYSINSNSYHPDKNGATHDWSPVANMWRTTEDIKPVWDSGNENEYPMGVVNIVEVNRGLAAQARPGHWNDPDMLEVGVYDVEGFKGLTDTEARAHLSMWAMMASPLIAGNNVTRMPDGIRDILTNREVVAVDQDPAGAQGVPVRDHGDREVWVKSMADGSRAVALFNRGERHAGIRTTAREAGLPEAPGYQVRDLWAHEDSTTDGEIRAEVPAHGVVLLRVSARG, encoded by the coding sequence ATGAAGTCTGCGAAGCGGCGGGCTCGGCTCGCGACAGCCGCGGTAGGTGTCACCGTCGCGGTCGGGGCCGCGATGGCGCCCGTGACGGCGGCGGCCGGTCCGCCGGCTGTGCCCACCGCCCAGGACGGGGTGGCCGGCACTCCTCCCATGGGCTGGAACTCGTGGAACTCCTTCGGATGTGACATCGACGAGCGGCTGATCCGCGACACCGCCGACGCGCTGGTCGGCTCCGGCATGCGAGACGCCGGATACCAGTACGTCGTGGTCGACGACTGCTGGTTCGACCCGCAGCGCGATCCGCAGGGCAACCTGCGGGCCAACCCGGAGCGGTTCCCGGGCGGCATCAGGGCGCTGGCCGACTACGTGCACTCGCGCGGCCTGAAGTTCGGTATCTACCAGGTCCCGACCGAGAAGACGTGCGCGCAGCGCGGCGGCACCTACCCGGGCGCGACCGGCAGCCTCGGACACGAGGAGCAGGACGCGCGGACCTTCGCCGAGTGGGGAGTGGACTACCTCAAATACGACTGGTGCTCGCCGGAGGGCACCCTCGAGGACCAGATCGCGGCCTTCACCAAGATGCGCGACGCGCTTGCCGCGACCGGCAGGCCGATCGTCTACAGCATCAACTCCAACAGCTACCACCCGGACAAGAACGGTGCGACCCACGACTGGTCGCCCGTCGCGAACATGTGGCGCACCACCGAGGACATCAAGCCGGTGTGGGACTCCGGCAACGAGAACGAGTACCCGATGGGCGTGGTCAACATCGTCGAGGTCAACCGAGGGCTCGCCGCGCAGGCGCGTCCCGGTCACTGGAACGACCCCGACATGCTCGAGGTCGGCGTGTACGACGTCGAGGGTTTCAAGGGGCTCACCGACACCGAGGCGCGTGCGCACCTGAGCATGTGGGCGATGATGGCCTCGCCGCTCATCGCGGGCAACAACGTCACGCGGATGCCGGACGGGATCCGCGACATCCTGACCAACCGGGAGGTCGTCGCGGTCGACCAGGACCCGGCGGGTGCGCAGGGCGTCCCGGTCCGCGACCACGGCGACCGCGAGGTGTGGGTCAAGAGCATGGCCGACGGGTCCAGGGCCGTCGCGCTGTTCAACCGGGGCGAGCGGCACGCGGGCATCCGGACGACCGCGCGCGAGGCCGGGTTGCCCGAGGCGCCCGGGTACCAGGTGCGCGATCTCTGGGCGCACGAGGACTCCACGACCGACGGTGAGATCCGGGCCGAGGTCCCCGCGCACGGCGTCGTCCTGCTGCGGGTGTCGGCGCGGGGCTGA
- a CDS encoding LysR family transcriptional regulator: MTDVDLNLMRTFVLLYETRSVTRTAEAMFVTQPSVSHALRRLRRQVNDELFVRSPDGLTPTEVADRMYPSLSQALEVVTETFSGATDFDPASSARTFRICATDLGEISLLPSVLAQLERQAPRCSVEVTPLDFADAARNLRQGRSDAVICTPRIDAPDLQRDALFRENYVGLRAREHPRIGEHPTLGEYLAERHIVVHAAAGHIDADQELNRLGHRRDVAVRVPHFAVLPELLAQTGFLSVVPSRVAGLFTRSSAVRTFALPLDLPVVEVSLYTYQRALPAPGIEWLRELIVRTLRDQPPSND; the protein is encoded by the coding sequence ATGACCGACGTGGACCTGAACCTCATGCGGACGTTCGTGCTGCTCTACGAGACGCGGAGCGTCACGCGGACCGCCGAGGCGATGTTCGTCACCCAGCCGTCGGTCAGCCACGCGCTGCGGCGCCTGCGCAGGCAGGTCAACGACGAGCTGTTCGTCCGATCGCCGGACGGGCTGACGCCGACCGAGGTGGCCGACCGGATGTACCCCAGCCTGTCCCAGGCGTTGGAGGTGGTGACCGAGACCTTCTCCGGCGCGACCGACTTCGATCCGGCGAGCTCCGCGCGCACGTTCCGGATCTGCGCCACCGACCTCGGCGAGATCAGCCTGCTGCCGTCGGTGCTGGCCCAGCTGGAACGGCAGGCTCCGCGGTGCAGTGTCGAGGTCACGCCGCTGGACTTCGCCGACGCCGCGCGCAACCTGCGGCAGGGGCGCAGCGACGCGGTGATCTGCACCCCGCGCATCGACGCGCCCGACCTGCAACGCGACGCGCTGTTCCGGGAGAACTACGTCGGGCTCCGCGCCCGCGAGCACCCCAGGATCGGCGAGCACCCGACGCTCGGCGAGTACCTGGCCGAACGCCACATCGTCGTGCACGCCGCGGCCGGGCACATCGACGCCGACCAGGAGCTGAACCGGCTGGGCCACCGCCGCGACGTCGCGGTCCGGGTGCCGCACTTCGCCGTGCTGCCCGAGCTGCTGGCCCAGACCGGGTTCCTGTCGGTGGTGCCCAGCCGGGTCGCGGGGCTGTTCACCCGCTCGTCGGCGGTCCGCACCTTCGCGCTGCCGCTGGATCTCCCGGTCGTCGAGGTCTCGCTTTACACCTACCAGCGCGCACTGCCCGCGCCGGGCATCGAATGGCTGCGGGAGCTCATCGTGCGGACGTTGCGCGACCAGCCCCCGTCGAACGACTGA
- a CDS encoding RidA family protein, which produces MTIERINPPELARPSGFSHATAAADCRLVFLAGQTGMDAEGRIVEGGLVAQFERALTNLLTALRAAGGEPGDLTELTIYIVDVDSYRASAREIGKVWRRLAGAHYPAMAGIGVDRLWDAEALVEIKGTAAVSAAR; this is translated from the coding sequence GTGACCATCGAACGCATCAACCCACCGGAACTGGCCAGGCCGTCGGGTTTCTCGCACGCCACGGCGGCGGCGGACTGCCGCTTGGTGTTCCTCGCCGGGCAGACGGGCATGGACGCCGAAGGGCGCATCGTCGAGGGCGGGCTCGTCGCGCAGTTCGAGCGCGCGCTGACCAATCTGCTCACCGCGCTGCGGGCGGCCGGGGGCGAGCCCGGAGACCTCACCGAGCTCACCATCTACATCGTCGACGTGGACTCCTACCGCGCGAGCGCACGGGAGATCGGAAAGGTCTGGCGGCGTCTGGCCGGTGCGCACTACCCGGCGATGGCCGGCATCGGCGTGGACCGGCTCTGGGACGCCGAGGCGCTGGTGGAGATCAAGGGCACGGCGGCGGTCAGCGCCGCCCGGTGA
- a CDS encoding SDR family NAD(P)-dependent oxidoreductase has product MTTRNCLVTGAGRGIGRAIATRLSARGHRVAITARSADQLGAAAAGLAGPALQLPADVTDATAMESVFAAVEEEWGGVDVLVLNAGTATSAPLAATSDADWQRAIEVNLTAPFRFLRRAAPAMAERGWGRVVVVASIAAKRGDPYVSAYTASKHGVLGLVRSAAVELAGTGVTVNAVCPGYVDTPLTDQAVANISARTGRTAEEARRILRRRQPVGRLIEVEEVADAVELCVLSAAITGQAINVDGGAVQS; this is encoded by the coding sequence GTGACGACACGCAACTGCCTGGTCACCGGCGCGGGCCGGGGCATCGGCCGGGCCATCGCCACCCGGCTCTCGGCGCGCGGCCACCGCGTCGCGATCACGGCCCGCAGCGCCGACCAGCTCGGCGCGGCGGCAGCCGGTCTCGCGGGCCCGGCCCTGCAACTGCCCGCCGACGTGACCGACGCGACGGCGATGGAGTCCGTCTTCGCCGCTGTGGAGGAGGAATGGGGCGGTGTCGACGTGCTGGTGCTCAACGCGGGCACCGCGACCTCGGCGCCGCTGGCCGCGACCAGCGACGCCGACTGGCAGCGAGCGATCGAGGTCAACCTGACCGCTCCGTTCCGCTTCCTGCGCCGTGCCGCGCCCGCGATGGCCGAGCGCGGCTGGGGACGGGTCGTGGTGGTCGCCTCCATCGCGGCCAAGCGTGGCGACCCCTACGTCAGCGCCTACACCGCGAGCAAGCACGGCGTCCTCGGGCTGGTCCGGTCCGCGGCGGTCGAGCTCGCGGGCACGGGCGTCACCGTCAACGCGGTGTGCCCGGGCTACGTGGACACACCCCTGACCGATCAGGCGGTCGCCAACATCAGCGCCCGGACCGGGCGCACCGCCGAGGAGGCGCGGCGGATCCTGCGACGCCGCCAGCCCGTCGGCAGGCTGATCGAGGTGGAGGAGGTCGCCGACGCCGTCGAGCTCTGCGTGCTCAGCGCGGCGATCACCGGGCAGGCGATCAACGTCGACGGAGGAGCGGTCCAGTCGTGA
- a CDS encoding PaaX family transcriptional regulator translates to MTTDAVAEDEAFVSELTGRGAQPRQLIVTVYGLYARESGGWLSVAALVRLLGDLGVDEPAVRSSISRLKRRGILVASRQGGAAGYVLSEQALEILREGDERIFSQERATAADGWLLAVFSVPESQRQKRHVLRTQLTRLGFGTVAPGVWIAPAHLHAATTSALRRFELDSYAELFHSEHVAFGDLREKVAQWWDLEQLQELYGSFVGVHEPVLRRWQRRRSRREREAFLDYVRVLTDWRRLPYLDPGLPADLLPAEWNGAVAAELFFSLRASLQEQAHAYVDEVTGRR, encoded by the coding sequence GTGACGACCGACGCGGTGGCCGAAGACGAGGCGTTCGTCAGCGAGCTGACCGGACGCGGCGCCCAGCCGAGGCAGCTCATCGTGACCGTCTACGGCCTCTACGCCCGCGAGTCGGGCGGCTGGCTCTCGGTCGCCGCCCTGGTGCGGCTGCTCGGCGACCTCGGCGTGGACGAGCCCGCCGTGCGGTCGTCGATCTCCCGGCTCAAGCGCCGCGGCATCCTCGTGGCCAGCAGGCAGGGCGGTGCGGCCGGCTACGTGTTGTCCGAGCAGGCGCTGGAGATCCTGCGCGAGGGCGACGAGCGGATCTTCAGCCAGGAGCGCGCCACGGCGGCCGACGGCTGGCTGCTGGCGGTGTTCTCGGTGCCCGAGTCGCAGCGGCAGAAGAGGCACGTGCTGCGCACCCAGCTCACCAGGCTGGGCTTCGGCACGGTGGCGCCCGGCGTGTGGATCGCGCCCGCGCACCTGCACGCGGCGACGACCAGCGCGCTGCGCCGTTTCGAGCTCGACTCCTACGCCGAGCTGTTCCACTCCGAGCACGTCGCGTTCGGCGACCTGCGGGAAAAGGTCGCGCAGTGGTGGGACCTGGAGCAGCTCCAGGAGCTCTACGGGAGTTTCGTCGGCGTGCACGAGCCGGTGTTGCGCAGGTGGCAGCGCCGCCGCAGCCGGCGGGAGCGGGAGGCATTCCTCGACTACGTGCGGGTGCTGACCGACTGGCGGCGCCTGCCCTACCTCGACCCCGGCCTGCCCGCCGACCTGCTGCCCGCGGAGTGGAACGGGGCGGTGGCGGCCGAGCTGTTCTTCTCGCTGCGGGCGTCGTTGCAGGAGCAGGCCCACGCCTACGTCGACGAGGTCACCGGGCGGCGCTGA
- a CDS encoding acyl-CoA dehydrogenase family protein: protein MSTFSLDDEQREFAAWVREIGARRLRPLAESGAPGAVNRPLIKEMGRLGLLSRLFPGSGDGLASRQAASTDLCLLRENLARECTEAETALALQGLGSYPVLQSGGEEQVRRWIPAVAAGDAVAAFALTEPEAGSDAAALELAAEPDSDGWRLSGEKIWISNAPEADFYSVFARTTAAAGARGVSAFVVPADRAGLSGEHLEMLSAHPIGRLTFDGVAVRRDELLGEPDRGFRVAMRTLDLFRPSVGAFAVGMAQAALDAAVEHAGSRQAFGGPLRDLQSVSHTLAEMAMRTEAARLLVHSAAAAYDAGEQRLAGRAAMAKLLATETAQYVVDAAVQIHGARALRKGSLLEHLYREVRAPRIYEGASEVQRTIIARELYR from the coding sequence ATGAGCACGTTCTCGCTGGACGACGAGCAGCGCGAGTTCGCCGCGTGGGTGCGCGAGATCGGCGCGCGGCGGTTGCGTCCGCTGGCCGAGTCGGGCGCGCCCGGCGCGGTCAACCGCCCGCTGATCAAGGAGATGGGACGGCTCGGCCTGCTGTCTCGCCTGTTCCCCGGCTCCGGTGACGGCCTCGCATCGAGGCAGGCCGCGTCCACCGACCTCTGCCTGCTGCGGGAGAACCTGGCACGCGAGTGCACTGAGGCCGAGACGGCGCTGGCGCTGCAAGGGCTGGGCAGCTATCCGGTCCTGCAGTCCGGCGGCGAGGAGCAGGTGCGGCGCTGGATCCCCGCGGTCGCCGCCGGGGACGCGGTCGCGGCCTTCGCGCTCACCGAGCCGGAAGCAGGCTCGGACGCGGCGGCGCTGGAGCTGGCAGCCGAACCGGACAGCGACGGCTGGCGGCTCAGCGGCGAGAAGATCTGGATCTCCAACGCGCCGGAGGCCGACTTCTACTCGGTCTTCGCCAGGACGACGGCGGCGGCCGGGGCGCGCGGCGTCAGCGCGTTCGTCGTTCCCGCCGACCGCGCCGGACTGTCCGGAGAACACCTGGAGATGCTCAGCGCGCATCCCATCGGGCGCCTCACGTTCGACGGCGTCGCGGTGCGCCGTGACGAACTGCTCGGCGAGCCCGACCGCGGCTTCCGGGTGGCCATGCGCACGCTGGACCTGTTCCGCCCGAGCGTCGGCGCGTTCGCGGTCGGGATGGCGCAGGCCGCGCTCGACGCGGCCGTCGAGCACGCCGGGTCCCGGCAGGCGTTCGGCGGGCCGCTCCGCGACCTGCAGTCGGTGTCGCACACCCTGGCCGAGATGGCGATGCGCACCGAAGCCGCGCGACTTCTCGTCCACTCCGCCGCGGCGGCCTACGACGCGGGCGAGCAGCGCCTCGCCGGTCGCGCCGCCATGGCCAAGCTGCTGGCGACCGAGACCGCGCAGTACGTCGTCGACGCCGCGGTGCAGATCCACGGCGCCCGCGCCCTGCGAAAGGGCAGCCTGCTGGAGCACCTCTACCGCGAGGTGCGCGCACCCCGGATCTACGAGGGGGCCTCGGAGGTCCAGCGGACCATCATCGCCCGGGAGCTCTACCGCTGA
- a CDS encoding pyridoxamine 5'-phosphate oxidase family protein has product MGKVYARIDDRLRAFIEAQQVFFVASAPLSGDGHVNISPKGRAGSLALLGEHELAYLDFGGSHAETLAHLRENGRITLMWCAFEGPPKVLRVHGHGEPVFRDDPRWAELVARFGDADAPGLRAIVVVRAERISDSCGFAVPFMDYREERTLHSDHFGRKTDEEFAAYCEAKEYNGTSIDGLPALPLPLPARSA; this is encoded by the coding sequence ATGGGGAAGGTGTACGCCCGGATCGACGACCGCCTGCGCGCGTTCATCGAGGCGCAGCAGGTCTTCTTCGTCGCGTCGGCACCGCTCTCCGGGGACGGCCACGTCAACATCTCGCCCAAGGGCCGCGCGGGTTCGCTCGCGCTGCTGGGCGAACACGAGCTCGCCTACCTGGACTTCGGCGGCAGCCATGCCGAAACGCTCGCGCACCTGCGGGAGAACGGCCGGATCACGCTGATGTGGTGCGCTTTCGAGGGCCCGCCGAAGGTGCTGCGGGTGCACGGGCACGGCGAACCGGTGTTCCGCGACGATCCCAGGTGGGCGGAGCTGGTCGCGCGGTTCGGCGATGCGGACGCTCCCGGCCTGCGCGCGATCGTCGTGGTCCGGGCCGAGCGGATCAGCGACAGCTGCGGTTTCGCCGTCCCGTTCATGGACTACCGCGAGGAGCGCACGCTGCACTCCGACCACTTCGGACGCAAGACCGACGAGGAGTTCGCCGCCTACTGCGAGGCGAAGGAGTACAACGGCACCAGCATCGACGGCCTGCCCGCGCTTCCGCTGCCGCTGCCCGCGCGGTCGGCCTGA